A region of the Arctopsyche grandis isolate Sample6627 chromosome 10, ASM5162203v2, whole genome shotgun sequence genome:
GAAATACCTTTGTGCTTTTCATACTCTAAAAGCTTGCTATTCTAAATAAATACTGTATAAACTAAAAGCTGTGAATTAACTTTTCATAAAACGTCGTGATGAAAATCTATGACGGAAGCAgaaaagtttataaaatatatatatttttttattatttttgaaattcataCTGTTTTCATTTGTATGAagtaattgtttttaataaattttaataataaacaaaagaatttttcaaatattcactTGCGTTGAATGTGAAggaaatcattttaaaatttcatagttCGTTAAGGCAAATATAAATGTTAtgttaaataattaaactaCAAGCGTATAGAGttcagaaaattaaataaatattaactaAATAACACGCAGAAAGTATtaactatttataaaaaaaaaatagtatgaaaCATTTCATAGGATATATTAGTAAGGAGAGTGATTGACGGTATTGATAAATGAATATgatatgtaaatgtaatgtaAATTGCGTTAAATCtgtactgaatatatgtatatatgaatatgaatttgaatataactgtgaaattgaataataaaaaataaaaaataataatatgtatgttgtttagtcagacttgtttttttttttttaatacacaaacgGTTTTAAAAGTTCTAAAATATCTAAAGATAATAAAGTAGACGTATTGTAAAATGTTAATCGGTGTGACAAACCTGTCTTTCATATCGTCGGCTTCAATGTCGTGCTGGTCGCATATATCGTCGGTGGCTTCGGAGGCCCTGCATgcacatattataaatactactGAGCAACAAAATCGAAAGGAAAACTTCATTCTGTTAGCATAATTAGAGAAAGTGGACGCTATtgttatatatattcaaatacagTATAAGTAAGCACAGCTggttttacatataaattcgtTTTAGTGATGCGAAAAGTGAGCACTAAATACATTACAGAaatcaattacatatacatatattagagcgATAAAATCAAGGTGATTCTAAGGCGAAGTCTTCAAAGAAAAAGTCACTGCTAAAACCAAACCAaacgtatgtaagtatttaaaaaataaaagtgttaGATTTATATGTAGTATGATAGATACGTTAGCCTTTATTTAGGTATTATTAGCAAGATTTACTGTGCATATTCAAATATCTGTATTACCTTAAAATTATTAAGcatcaaattaatataatataaaattttcttacgGAGGATTTTTGATTCTCATCAAAGTCGAAGGTAATGGTTCCCATAATTGTCGGGTACCGGATCTTATACCCTTTCCAAAATCATTCCGCTCCTGCAAAAAACAGTTCCTGAAGATAATTAAGAGAAGATAAAGATGGAAAAGAAGACATAACACTTTTTCAGCATCAAACTATTAACTTTATTAACTAAGCCTGTATAGGACATGGGTCCATTGGTGAAATTTGAAACGTGAAGAAAAGTAAAATATTCCTTAGAGCCAGGCCACGACGGGCAATTTGCGAGCAACTTGGCCAGTGACTTTGTTGCGCGACCAgagttgtatggagcatgccacactGGGCAACTCACTAGTTTGCTCAAGCAATAAACTCACCCGATTTTATTGCTTGAGTGACCAGTACGATCCCTCAAAATGTATAGCGTTGTAATGAAGGGTGCCACACTCGGTGAATAGTCACTGGTGACTACATAGCGAAAAAACTATGAATTGTATCATCACACATTGACAATTCTTATAGATATTAGTGAGTGATCACGAGCAACTAAGCTTGGGCGGCTAGTCACCTGGTGTGGCCCGGCTCTCAGTTTACCTGAAGTAAATGGATAAATAGAGGTGGTAGGACTTTAGTTTGAGTAGGATGAGGCAGAGAAGTAAAGTGATAATAATGTGGGACAAGTAAATTGCCTTCTTCTTTACCTTTAACAGTATTTTTTCTTTGGTTAAAACTTTTGCAACATATCGATAGTCACGTGAAAATCGATTCAACCATCTAGTCAACGATATTAAGAAGCTTTCAACAAAAGCCCAAGCAAATGCTAAATATTTGCAAAGTTTGTTCCACAAGGTTTCCTCCTCTGCAAAGAAAAACGGTAGAAGttgaacataaatttaaatttagtttaaATTTGAAGCCTTAAAGTTAAACATTTACCTTGAATTATACTATCAGATTTGATAGAATCCAATGGATGATCTGAATGCTCAGAGTCACCGCCGTCatcttgttttttaattaatatacgaATACTTTCTGTATCGCCGACCGGTCTCTAAAAACATAAAAGTGCACACTGAAATCGGAAGAAAGTCTTCACCTTCTCTAGAGAGTATTGTAAacgtattaaatatgtacaatttttttacaaattaaatcaGAATTATTGGTAGCTTTATATTACAATGATTAGTTTTagttcaattttatacataatatcttGTTTGTTTTAAGTAAATTTACCCATAAGCATTGAGTCATATGCTATAGACAAAACTAATGCACATATCATGcagaatgttaaataaataataacaacacaataaataacaattatatGGTGAAGgaattgtatatatacaatggTTAGGGTAAGTAGGAAGagctaaattaaaaattaagcaGTAGCGTGCAAAAAAACAGAcactaataaatatttatataaaaactaattttttaacattatacTAGATAAATGAGTACATCTATACCAGGGACGGGaggtatttgtaatttttttttaatttatattatagaacaaatatgtatgttcttaCTCACGTGTCTTAAATTCTTTTTTGAATTATAGAATAACTTGAATGACGTTTAAATGAAGTTTAACGATTGAAAGCTCTATCCTGTCCCTGATTATCGAcacaaaattacatattttatattaaattgttataaACAACTATTCACAACAAAACTTTAAGTGgtattaacaatatttaataccATAACATCAGTAAAATGATACATTAACAACTgaattgattattacaatcatcttaagtaatgaaaaatttGTTACATAAATTATGATTCTTTACATGAAAACAAGTACATtagatatttttgtaatttcataaatataaatcatataaataaaataatacaaataaaaatagtgtgCAGAAGCTATACAATGTGCAAAGAaggattgaaataaaatgaatagacaGACAGAGAAGAGGTGTATTTTACAAAGGGCAGATGTAAATTTAGAAGTATGCGGTataactaaaatataatatatatatatacgacagAGCTGACAACagaaatgtatgaaaatacacCTAGAATAAATGTAATGACTCACGTCAGAATGAGTTATCAACGAAGGACGTAGAGAACGAGTCGAAAGTCTAGAACGGCGAAACGGTACGGGCGGTACAGATCCTCTTCGCATCTCCGTCGCTTGACCAATATCAGTCTTCATAGCCGAACTTATCAGCTATTGTACGATTTCATACAAGATATAGAATGGTAATTTtggaaataataatagtattcaaattcataaattttgaaacataaaaaaattataactttcAGTTTTTACAAATCTTCAATAGACGTCAGACAGTTATTTGTGACTTTTATGCAAAGTtgcttaaatatgtatgataaaaaaaaataatgtcttcatatattatagtatgaataaaatttcacatgATAGTAATACGACATATGTATAGACACATAAGAATATgaggtaaaataaaaatgaatatattaacCGTTTGctcgcggccgtcttctatgaaagctttgggcgacaagtctgtagcgcgactgtcttccatagaatatctgaactttgcacgggattttgaggcttatatgcgcctatttcaactgttttaaggttcaaaattggttgaatatattactgagagttgaatgccatctattcaatttgcttaaaatgaatatataccagtcaaaattagtttttttgtggaaccaaACTGAAACCTCGTTAATGTGACGTCACATcggttgaacaatggcgacgatacgtctcaattgtatgaagaatgattatttgacaattaagccaaaactacgagatatattatgtattttattgtttaaaataatactgtatgtgttaattaacatatctggttacttgagtaaatattaaaatctgtatttaaggtcgaaaactcgattgccaaattcgcgaataAGGTAttgcgtacagggcttgttcgctatatttattgccgcgggcaaacggttaataacagaaaattttgattttacctCATATAATcccattattttaaaatacatactaagaaaatacaatttaaacccATTATAGACAACATATAcccaaaaatataaatgaaaattaattcaattgtgTACAAATGatactataataaaaatatggcaGTGAAATTATACGacaacaaatgaaaatatacgaTAAATTGAAATCacaatacataaattgattttaGCAAAACAAAAACGGGAGGTGGggaagaatattaaaaaaaatataatatcaaaaatgaGTACTGGCACCTAAAAATCCTCTCTTTTTTAATCGAATAATGGTTAGAATCATATCAAATTGGAATCAAAACCAAAAATAAACCACAAAACTGATACCACAATACGAAAACATACCTGTCCCAAGGTTAGCCTCTTATCAATGTCATTTTCACTATCATCGCTTTCGTTTTCAGCGATGAGGTCCAAATCTTCATCGTCATCGAACTCGTCGAACATGTAATAGTCTCCGGATCTAATAGCTGAAAAACGAATCGTGAATTACTATTTTGCAGACAATGGAGCGATATTCAATATATCACCCTTTAGTAAACATGCAATTGttaaatgaatatattaaaaaagtcgAGATCAAAatgcaatgtacatattaacatcgTAGATACATCTtccttgaaaaaatataaaaataaaaataaagacagTCAAAGGGACTTCAACTAAAACAAGTGTATTATTTACATAAGCAAGAATAGTATTAATATtgtatagatattttatttacatttcactGGACGGATGCAtgggtatattttatataaatacatgacCGCGATTTCAATgacggtatatgtatatgtatgtacatgcgaaaacttttaattaatttcacacGTATGAGAATTGTTAATACATACACTGTATAGTAAGATTATAATTTTTAGTTGTTAATGTGATAGGATAGTATTATGTTTGTGAATGGAAgagttgaaatgaaaaaaaagttaaataatgTTTAACACACCAAAGTAAACCAAACCGATCAAGCCACCACATTCGAGGTGTAATTAATATGTGTGTTACCATTTTTATACGAAGATGGAGTACTTTTTTGATGGTTCGGTCTACCAGAAGTGTacaatttatctaaaaaaaatttcgatcacattttaGACTCATTTtccatatatttcatatatttatagtaaataaaattttatattgtaaaaattattgtttgtgtaaaacttatatacataaatacatataatatgaaatgttACATTTAAAAGTATTGTTTTGCATAAAATGTCTGTAATATTTTGTCTGCAATAATATACAtcttatcctacatatgtatgatattttttgtacaaCTAATTCATTTAGAATGTGTAGAAGAAACAAATCACCTTTTGACTTGTTCTCGAATTTTTTCACTTTCTaatcattgtttatttacatatgtatatgagaaaacCTCAGTATTACCATGTATAAGTACATTTTGTAAAAGCACGTCGAAATTATGGCAATTTATGGTATGGATGTATCGAGAACATAGCAATACAGTAACTCAATGTCATTCAAAGCCTCTTCAGTGAATGAAAGTTTAGATTACCATTTTATATTCACAGCCTAGTGCATACCAGTAtacaagtcccggccaaatacgctgctggtgagATCTTGTAGTTaataaaacacagatcgaccgtctcccgttagaattttctgatttttatagcttaattgttgtaacGATCCAATAAATCTGTATCCTCTCCTTCAGTTTCtcacaaattcaagttattagcTTCTCGAATttattgaatcttataaatgctacctacataaggcctttctcgcaaatttgccatgtaaaaaaaattgttgattgtccatagatgtctctattatgTTCTATGCATtgctatgtttgaaaaattgttagtactcaTGTACGAAAATAATCTAAcaatatgtgtcgccttggtgTAATTCCTGTTATGGTACatatcatgtatgtatttaataaaaataaattagaaatgGAAATGTACATTTATGCCACAAAAATTCGAGtaaatttagttttgtataatgATTTCAATAAGGCAACTTCATGAATTTTTTTGAACAGTATATTATTACTGCTGTTGCCTGCTATTACTAAAATTTAGGTTGAAGATGTCAACAAATTCCTTCGGTTAGATCCATTACGCAAAACTATGTCCGTATGATaacagtataaaatatttaaaaaaattataccatATTTATAGTCATAATCAGTCTGAAATGAGGTTACAGAAGCACATCAAtaatgaataatatacataatatacacgtatataaaaattcttaaattgTAAAGCcacttatatatatacacacataaattgtctttgaataaattgtatatacaaatcGCAGGTGAAATtcttgacattgctaaaatttagaaataacattgaaaatatcattATAGTCGTTACATGTATGATGGGAAAGCTGAGAACGGCTGGAGAAAGAGATGACGGAATGTCTCGGTGTGTGAAGCTGCGCTGGCTGGACCGGAGCCCAATGCGGTACGTTTTGACTGGATTGTCTCCTGCGACGTGGAGGCGGTGGAGAGAATACAGGGTATGTTTCTGACGGGGACGGAGCTCTGGGATTGAGTTCGGATGACGGCGGAGAGCCGAAGGATATGCGCTGGGGTTCCAAGTACGCGTCCAGAGACACGGTCATGAGCGCAGAGAACGGGGACGGTGGGCCGGGAGGTGATTGGACGCGTTCCGGAGAGCCCTCCTCGCTGATCGGAGTGTGATAGCCTCGTGGACTTCCCGGAGTGGTGGGTGTGCGAGGAGTGTGATATCCTCCAGCTGGAGTCTGAATCGATACACAACACTCGCTCACGTTCGAGCCGGTTCTTTTGTGAACGACGCTGCTTTTCAACTCGGAGATTTCTTCTGTGTGGTTatcgcgttttttttttatcgaatgaGGAATAATATAGGAAGGATTTGCAGATGGTGAAGTTAGAAGggcaaaaaacaattaaatgagTAATATGTAGAAGAGTTATTCAGCATTTTGTAAATTATTGTACGTGAGTGACATTTGCAtgtgatttattaaattaatattattattaaagctaTTGGTAAGGAATTTGTAACATTTTTAGAGCAGTACTTAATATGATAGACATGATTATGGAGAAAATTTTCATCATTGTACGATTTAGCTAAACTTGAATAAGTAATGATTAAGTTTCAGCTCGGTCGCTTTTTCATTTGTCcttaataatatgtacttttcttaagtacaattaattttatttgcattgtaataaatataaaataaatcagtctatgaaatcatttcattataatataaaatacagacAGAATCAGAacccttatatataatatgtactcgaCGATATTCAAGTTAAAATTATCCAatgatttcaataataaaaaaatgaacttaCCAACAAAGTGATTCGTAGGTTCTTTGAAGGCTGGACCTTGCATCTTTTGCTGGTTGGCTTTGATGCGATCCATCTTTACCTTTATTTTTGACAAAATCTTTTTCTCTTGCTCTTCTTGCAATCTCATTTGCTTTTGTCTCAATTCCTCTATTAATTCCGCAcctctataaaaataaaaacaattcaaatttgCTCCAATCATACAACAGAATAAAACACTACAAGCTAAAAATACCTCGATTGAAGAATGGTAATCGCTTTACTTTCTTCGACGATCCGCAAGAAGTAATAACTGTGGAACAAACGTCGCTGCATCAAAAGGAAACCGAAACAAACACCGTCCCATGCCAAGCCAATGTCTTCCCGAGGAACGGCACAATCCTAAAATTCAACGCGTTATTTATTATACCAAACATTATAATTGTTATACAAGTGATTCAGTATACGCACATGATCATCGACCATAGTTTTTTGCATCTTCAGGAATGTTTTGAGAGAGCCACCGCTGAATTTGTCGATACAACCGATGCCCAACAGTTGAACGAGCCAGCAAGCGTTCGTTTGCATGTACCGTATAAAAATGCAACCAACCAGTTGAAGACACGCTTTGATCACTATGACGGAGACGTTGTATCCGAGTAGCCAATTCCAcctaaatcaaaaatgaaaatgatacaatatgatatttttatatatttaacaattGAATCTATAAAGTTTACCATCTAAGTGTGTCCTTGATAGGTCTGAGATACAAATCAGTCCCTTGCCAAAGGAATATAAATGATCCAATGAGGTATCCCATTGAGAAAAGATTCACTCGATTGGTACCGGTGAGGAACATGATTGCCAATGTGACCCAAAGTGATCCGAGCAATGTGGctctttttgcaatgtctagcCAAGATCTGAAATTTAACGCGATAATCTTAATAGAGAATTCACGATTCAAGATAATAGTTACAAACACATGTAATCACAATAAAACTACCTAACGTATGTTATAAAATCTGGTACTGGATTATAAAAATCGGGCGATTCCCAATCTTCGGGTATTTTATCAGAATTTGATCCACCCATGAAGTTATCACCATATCTTCGCTCTATTCTAAATACCAATGCTTGTCGCGAACATAGCAGTAACAATATAAAATCGCACATTAATTTTGAAGCATGCAGTCTGTGTGTCGGATCCGGAAGCATTAACCAATCACGAGTTCTCAAGAGTAtctgtaattaaaatatacattttagaaTTGTCTAGGTACATACAAATCTACTTCATACAATGTTAAATGTATGTTTGGTGAGATGGGATCGAAAGTGGGAAAGAGTGTAGCTAGAATGGTGTCTAAAAGAATGTACAGatgtttaaaaattatgaaGAGGAAATAGAAGAGGTAAGTGTGTAAAAGTAAATGTTCTTCAGATTCACGATTTGGAAAGCAGCTATTAGATATATTAGGGAAGTAATAGGAGTTAAGTATATCTTTAGAAATTGATAGATCCTAATTAGGATGGTTAGAAAAATACATAGaattgtaggaatatagcacgacttgtgctattacgaatcaaaaccagtgatttcatcatcgatcctgtacaaacatgcataactcaagggcaacgtcccctttgaccattccagaagaaagagttcatcgcaaCAGTGATGTTATCAGGCAACCGTGACACATGTCCTGGAAAGTCGTTTATACGTGGCACACGAccgcattctcaaacgaacgacgtcctggcgctgaccctaTAGCTATAAGATACGCGCcccgaaaacaggtcaacacatGTCCCcaacacacgtgtcctggaaacgaagacaaagcatctgcacacggcacgcttcaagccagagcGTATATAAAGCGGCGCACCAgttcccaacaccagagtgaacctctggagttcaaccagctcacttctccgaagctcaacctcttcgtacatacaataaccattgtaacaattgaacaaaaataaacgatcctcttacaaacacaaacggtATTTTCTTAAaccgggacacggtcaacacatctgtCCCGCGTACTAAAGAATGTATTAGAAAAGGTTGCTTTGAAttatttctgatattagtaGGTAAGATGGGTGGGGTAACTTAGAAATGGTTGGGAAAAACAAATGGGCTTGATCTGTGAAAGATTGCAGAAGATAGCAGTCGTAGGTTACAGTAGTTGATTCAATCGATTCAGTGTGTGGAATATATCACATGAAAGTTGGACAAATAGACAGGAATATAAGAGGATTTTAATGATTTATATGTAGTAATATACGGCAAACAGGTATTTGAAACTCACCTCATTGCTTCCCATCCAAGGATAAACGACGCACAATTCCGGTAGGATTCCAACGACCATCAAATATTGAATTGGTATAACGGTTACTATGAAAATTAAGAAACATTTCCACAGTTTCATAAGCCGATCTCTGTCCGAAGACCATAGAAGGCAAAGCCAGCCTGCATACAACATGGCCCAACCGTCCAAACGCGATCCGATTAAGCCCACTAAACACATTAGGCATGtctataaaaattacaattacaaaaatcAATCATAGAAAGTAATGAGACAGAACAAAAATTCAACTTTGTAACTAGATACCTCGACGCCAAACTTATAAAAGCCGTAATTGAAAAGATACTGGAAGAAATGCTTGATATCTTTATCGGCATCTTTACGAGTAATTTTCGGAAACATTAACTTGGGCCGAACCGTTggatcgttcattttatatctgagaataaatttatttaaatacataaacaaaagattgatagttttatataataaataatatcacatACCTTTTCAAACAttgtctaaagtcgacgatgGATCGGAACGTGATTAAAATAATCAATCCAATATAGCCTTTGACGAGTTTGGGCAACGACTGATCGACTTTTTTAAAGCCGATCCATTCTGCATTGTTATACGTCGTTACATTATCAACCGATGATGAATTTCCCGAATCGGAAGAGTTCGGATACTAAAATGAAACCATTATAAATATAACTTCGCAAAGAATACTATACTATAATGATGTATACTTACAGTACAGTTGACTGAGTATGATTCGTGCACGATATATTCAATTTGATAGATCATCTTAGCAAGTAGTAGAATGCATGTGACTACGGATACGAATTGAATAACGACAACTTGAACTTTCGTTTTGAATAATAGACTTATGCTAACAATCAGTACAAATCCAAAATGTAAAGCGCATACCTTTAAAAAGAAGTATTGTCAAATGTTTGTCACTATTCATATTCTAATAAACGGTAGGATAATGTGTAATACTCACATCGAATACACAAAGAAGCATTATAGAAACTAGTACGAGTTTAATAAGATGAAGTTCTAAAAAGAGGAAGACAAAATCTATGAACATTTTGAGGAACGATGCCAGTTTTTCTTGTACGTGGGCTATCCAAGTTGAAAAGTTGACCGATGTAGACGGAGCTGTGTGAGAAATTGAACTATGTTGCCTCATGGTGGGTTGTCTAGCAATTCTTAATTCTACATCTTCTTCAGCTTCTGGCGGCTAAAATAATACGAACAAAGCATGAGAAAAATGATTTTGAATTAATCTTTTGATATGTTGAATTATTACCTGTTTATCACGCGGTGTTGAAGGTGGTATAGAACTTCCACCGATCATAGAAGATGCTAGTGATTGCAAGCCTTGCGAGTCTTGACGAGCTACACTACTACTTCTAAATCggagaaaaaatgtatatgagatTAAATTATACTGCGagatcaaaattttataataatgtgaATTAATTTACCTGCTTTTAATGTGCGAAATACTTAAAAAGTCTGTATGGAAGTAATGAAGTTGAATTACTGCCATAATTAAGAAGAATGTTGGGGTAACTAATCTTAAGAACAAATCTTTTATTTCGTACTTTTCCAATCCGATATCTAATTggctataaaaaaaataattaaatataataaactgaaaaaaaatcaataaagaatttaaaaaaatttccacaCTTACAGAGTTTTGGGAACGCGCAAATAATTCTCCCAATATTCTTCGAAATGATCAAATTGGTAAGTATAAATCAACACGAGAATACACATTGAATATACGATGACTGTAACCCAAAACACGTACATCATCTTACGCCAAGCTCTTCTTgatatctattaaaatataattttgtattacatataaacatatttgtaAAGCACATAAATTGGATGGTTCGCAACAATTATTCACTTGGATCACAATACTATTGATTGGTCAGACAAAGTTTTTAATTATGTGATTTTTCAACATAGAAATCCGAGTGGTTAGCAACTAAACACAGCGGCCGATTGCTATActccaaaatttaataattttacctGGAATGTTAATATGAAGATCAAAAACAAAGCCATGTAAAGGATCCTGAACACAGTCATTCTTTGCCCGGTAATGCCGATAACGAACAGCATGATAGCAACAACGCATATCCAGTATTTCGTCAAGAATCCCTTGACAAAAGCGCCAAATTTCTTTAAGAATGGCGACGTCTGAACATTCGGATCTTCGATTGCTGtaaagtgataataatttacaataaaaaaatgtgatattGATTTCATACAGATCAACAGAATACGAATTGAATATGTACATGGAGTTGCAGCTCCGACCGTTACTTGAAGAGGTGCTACTATATCGGCTATTGCAGTGGATTGTTTGCGTTCTTTTTTATCTTGTACGAATTGCCACAAAGTGATCATAAACATCGTAGTATACAATGATTTAACGAATATAGGTAAACATGGGAGTTTATCAGGTCTTCCGAATCCAATTTGTTTCATGTTCATACCCTGAATCAGACACATTATCACATTAGTACCAAAACCCAACcattaaaacacaataaaatgaaattataatttaaatacttgAACGGATGACGGCAGTTCGTCTTCCGTTAAATCCATGCCGTAAATGTACTGTGCGAGTAGAAGAATTTGAGCGTATATAACTAGCACTGGACTAGATCTCAAAGTGAAGCCTCTTTGATCATGAATCATCCACACAACGTTAGCCCACAGCAGGAATACAAATGATAGCCACGAATGATACGTTATACTCCATGTCATGCTTATAATAACTGTGGCAACGTATGATGATCTGAAAAAGTTTAAataatgtgttttataaatgaaaataagtattatacatctaaaatgtcaaaaaattaaTACCTGATCATTATTTGGAATAGACTAATAAAAGTATCTAACATCTGTTCAACAAACGACGGTTTCTCGTCTTGATCTAAAacacaaaagaaaataaatattaaaataaagcattgatttttatagtagatttcatattatatgtatatactataccTATTGAATTTTGCATTGTTAAGCCTTCTTCAGCTCCGACCGTGACCGATCCTGCCGAATCTTGATAATAAATAGAACTGCTAGCATTTGATCTACGAGCTAAGAATTTTCTTGAAGGACTTGCGGTCCGTATTAgctaatacattaaaaaaaaaaataatgaaataaaaaacacaataaaaattaaatgaagctcatctaaataaataatattaaataaatttatattttggtatgaattttaattactataacTAAATGCACATCTATGATAAAATTT
Encoded here:
- the Piezo gene encoding piezo type mechanosensitive ion channel component, which produces MANYFICFFLLRIVLPACIISSVIIRPIGFSLLYLLLMFYLPFVPVPTAKTFKGHAGHYLRCVLVISVITMFCQIAWQITIVSIPMKWYDDWLKYCEPIEAGLRHAGLVDLNNLDATTVLVWVSPEILMLVSSTIIYIIISKLCKGAQEDETQTNNTKRKGSFIVNFGKYLSLFMLLISGCLRPSILSGLYYLSFLGGATWWACGKELSRGFAIVCKCLMFILFSHITLLFVYQSQWIIELLPPQNQMSRYFGFTQLISMNCTDDPRDIQYLPLEWASFLSPVALLLTYYLIAFESSALLKPQLIRTASPSRKFLARRSNASSSIYYQDSAGSVTVGAEEGLTMQNSIDQDEKPSFVEQMLDTFISLFQIMIRSSYVATVIISMTWSITYHSWLSFVFLLWANVVWMIHDQRGFTLRSSPVLVIYAQILLLAQYIYGMDLTEDELPSSVQGMNMKQIGFGRPDKLPCLPIFVKSLYTTMFMITLWQFVQDKKERKQSTAIADIVAPLQVTVGAATPSIEDPNVQTSPFLKKFGAFVKGFLTKYWICVVAIMLFVIGITGQRMTVFRILYMALFLIFILTFQISRRAWRKMMYVFWVTVIVYSMCILVLIYTYQFDHFEEYWENYLRVPKTLQLDIGLEKYEIKDLFLRLVTPTFFLIMAVIQLHYFHTDFLSISHIKSRSSSVARQDSQGLQSLASSMIGGSSIPPSTPRDKQPPEAEEDVELRIARQPTMRQHSSISHTAPSTSVNFSTWIAHVQEKLASFLKMFIDFVFLFLELHLIKLVLVSIMLLCVFDVCALHFGFVLIVSISLLFKTKVQVVVIQFVSVVTCILLLAKMIYQIEYIVHESYSVNCTYPNSSDSGNSSSVDNVTTYNNAEWIGFKKVDQSLPKLVKGYIGLIILITFRSIVDFRQCLKRYKMNDPTVRPKLMFPKITRKDADKDIKHFFQYLFNYGFYKFGVETCLMCLVGLIGSRLDGWAMLYAGWLCLLWSSDRDRLMKLWKCFLIFIVTVIPIQYLMVVGILPELCVVYPWMGSNEILLRTRDWLMLPDPTHRLHASKLMCDFILLLLCSRQALVFRIERRYGDNFMGGSNSDKIPEDWESPDFYNPVPDFITYVRSWLDIAKRATLLGSLWVTLAIMFLTGTNRVNLFSMGYLIGSFIFLWQGTDLYLRPIKDTLRWWNWLLGYNVSVIVIKACLQLVGCIFIRYMQTNACWLVQLLGIGCIDKFSGGSLKTFLKMQKTMVDDHDCAVPREDIGLAWDGVCFGFLLMQRRLFHSYYFLRIVEESKAITILQSRGAELIEELRQKQMRLQEEQEKKILSKIKVKMDRIKANQQKMQGPAFKEPTNHFVDKLYTSGRPNHQKSTPSSYKNAIRSGDYYMFDEFDDDEDLDLIAENESDDSENDIDKRLTLGQLISSAMKTDIGQATEMRRGSVPPVPFRRSRLSTRSLRPSLITHSDRPVGDTESIRILIKKQDDGGDSEHSDHPLDSIKSDSIIQEEETLWNKLCKYLAFAWAFVESFLISLTRWLNRFSRDYRYVAKVLTKEKILLKERNDFGKGIRSGTRQLWEPLPSTLMRIKNPPASEATDDICDQHDIEADDMKDSDSTTPMEEYDDETFAADQPTVFRFCFAIWYAIIAHTDIVCYFMIFVNQIQSATIISLPLPLMVFLWGTLTIPRPTKTFWVTIIAYTEAIVLIKCMFQYEILPWNQTVIPPNMPFSAPRIIGVERKSNYALYDLILLLIVFLHRFMLISLGLWKSTKPVEISKDGVYPLLPSQLSQVKGGQTFTISQLFAKKHEEKLEMEVKKVQTPELKRDISMDDDNKTPLSEDSQQNFATPKASQSSSKDLDEDEDDESTKETSSKSTERNLNTIAERHDKSVMLISSEDAGQEGEDSPETMSYVKVTSIQEDQYKHFPNAVKLSTLRYIQPVREFYGRMVDPTSRVKADVYAYMFMCDFFNFMVVIFGFSAFGTQQGDGGVQAYLEDNKVPIPFLVMLILQFGLIIIDRALFLRKFILGKILFQLCLIIGVHIWMFFILPAVTERSFNALLPPPMWYMVKCIYLLLSAYQIRCGYPTRILGNFLCKGYNYVNMFLFKGFMTIPFLFELRALMDWIWTDTSMTLMDWLKMEDIFANVFQLKCSRHVESEYPQPRGEKKKPFVKYLMGGSVLAFVIAIIWFPLVLFAFGNTVGEPNPPFDVTVKIRIGPYLPIYTMSAQTNNIEVFTEGQWDTLSNIYKKDRTAQTFLSNYVFDDLAAVMLNGNSTNIWSVSPPDIDRLKLDLASNDSINVKFSYVISHKTNSKENPPLIEEDIDVALEAFINGKRNEKREILISMLDGNSSTNNSNGIIMENMFPKFVKIFNKGTAKAVHQLMKKEKTRPLNEMYRNISLRLRHQASTTADVMWWEVKELCDDNNHINYLRHIPFVDCNQLVMYTFNDKLFPATLNFISGSGIIGLYTTFVFLASRVLRNFFSDICFKIMFEDLPNVDRVLQLCLDIYLVRESGELTLEEDLFAKLVFLYRSPETMIKWTRPKEEGEPEEADR